A genomic window from Cucumis melo cultivar AY chromosome 8, USDA_Cmelo_AY_1.0, whole genome shotgun sequence includes:
- the LOC103495817 gene encoding uncharacterized protein LOC103495817 encodes MPHRTRPMAAVLVFTGLNVVLVSTITPVYDFVCFHPYWERRRERRQQQREAALGKELLADR; translated from the exons ATGCCACACCGAACACGACCTATGGCTGCAGTTCTTGTATTTACTGGTCTCAATGTTGTGCTGGTATCAACCATCACTCCAGTTTATGATTTTGTGTGCTTTCATCCATACTGGGAAAGACGG AGAGAACGACGTCAGCAACAACGTGAAGCTGCTTTAGGGAAAGAGCTTTTAGCAGACAGATAA